A window of Komagataeibacter medellinensis NBRC 3288 contains these coding sequences:
- the coaE gene encoding dephospho-CoA kinase (Dephospho-CoA kinase (CoaE) performs the final step in coenzyme A biosynthesis.) produces the protein MRVLGLTGGIGMGKSTTAQLLVRAGVRLFDADAAVRALQAPHGAALPAIGRLVPGCVRDGVLDRAALRAAALASPAVMHGLEAIIHPLVRRARQRFLERARRDGCRWVVLDIPLLFETGSDRLCNRVVVVSAPASIQRMRVLRRGTMTPAQINAVLARQMPDDQRRRRADVVIETGLSRHETVRQIQRLLRAMREGSPAAWAAAEGIRA, from the coding sequence ATGCGCGTGCTGGGGCTGACCGGCGGGATCGGCATGGGCAAGTCCACCACGGCGCAACTGCTTGTGCGGGCAGGTGTAAGGCTGTTTGATGCCGATGCTGCGGTGCGTGCCCTGCAGGCCCCCCATGGCGCGGCGCTGCCCGCCATTGGTCGGCTTGTGCCCGGCTGCGTGCGTGATGGCGTGCTGGACCGGGCGGCATTGCGAGCGGCAGCGCTGGCCAGCCCTGCGGTCATGCACGGGCTGGAGGCGATCATCCATCCGCTGGTGCGTCGCGCGCGCCAGCGTTTTCTTGAACGGGCGCGGCGGGATGGATGCCGCTGGGTCGTGCTGGACATCCCGCTCCTGTTCGAGACGGGGAGCGACCGGTTATGCAACCGTGTGGTAGTGGTCAGCGCGCCTGCTTCCATCCAGCGTATGCGCGTGCTGCGCCGTGGCACCATGACACCGGCGCAGATCAATGCGGTGCTGGCCCGGCAAATGCCCGACGACCAGCGGCGGCGCAGGGCGGATGTGGTGATTGAAACCGGCCTGTCGCGGCATGAAACAGTGCGGCAGATACAGCGTTTGCTGCGTGCAATGCGTGAGGGAAGTCCCGCCGCGTGGGCTGCAGCGGAAGGAATACGCGCATGA
- a CDS encoding shikimate dehydrogenase, whose translation MVNTGDTVPGRDRPRIDGHTLLAGVIGWPVAHSRSPLMHNWWLAQCGVNGAYVPLPVAPDQFDTAVRGLQAAGFRGVNVTIPHKESAYRIVDRLHRSAQRSGSVNTLVFSSDGRIEGYSTDGDGFVANVEAHGVAVKGGSALLLGAGGAARAIAASLLDRGVRVVVANRTRARADALAASLAGVEAIDWAQAGSALPGSTMLVNTTSIGMEGAAQAQFPLDLAQADPELVVCDIVYVPRQTALLKWAAANGLRTVDGLGMLIHQAGLGFEKWFGVAPGIGPDVEALLDADLHRPAAGGAG comes from the coding sequence ATGGTAAATACAGGGGACACGGTGCCCGGCAGGGACAGGCCACGGATTGACGGGCACACGCTTCTGGCCGGAGTGATCGGGTGGCCGGTGGCCCATTCGCGCTCGCCTCTCATGCATAACTGGTGGCTGGCGCAGTGTGGGGTCAACGGGGCTTATGTACCGCTGCCCGTTGCACCCGATCAGTTCGACACGGCGGTGCGGGGGCTGCAGGCAGCCGGGTTCCGGGGCGTCAATGTCACCATACCGCATAAGGAATCCGCCTATCGGATCGTGGACCGGCTGCACCGTTCCGCCCAGCGTTCGGGATCGGTCAACACGCTGGTATTTTCCAGCGATGGCAGGATCGAGGGCTATTCCACCGATGGCGATGGCTTTGTGGCCAACGTGGAGGCGCATGGCGTGGCCGTAAAAGGTGGCAGTGCCCTGTTGCTGGGCGCAGGCGGGGCCGCGCGCGCCATAGCTGCCAGCCTGTTGGACCGGGGTGTGCGGGTGGTGGTGGCGAACCGCACCCGTGCCCGTGCCGATGCGCTGGCTGCATCGCTGGCGGGGGTTGAGGCCATTGACTGGGCACAGGCGGGCAGTGCCCTGCCGGGCAGCACGATGCTCGTCAACACGACTTCAATCGGGATGGAGGGGGCAGCCCAGGCGCAGTTCCCGCTTGATCTGGCGCAGGCCGACCCTGAACTTGTGGTGTGCGATATCGTTTATGTCCCCCGCCAGACAGCCCTGCTGAAATGGGCGGCAGCCAACGGACTGCGCACGGTTGACGGGCTGGGCATGCTGATCCATCAGGCCGGACTCGGGTTTGAAAAATGGTTTGGCGTGGCTCCCGGCATCGGCCCGGATGTCGAGGCACTGCTGGATGCGGACCTGCACCGCCCGGCGGCAGGCGGCGCGGGCTGA
- the dnaQ gene encoding DNA polymerase III subunit epsilon — translation MKRTILFDTETTGLDPLKGDRVIEIAALELVGDLPTGRNFHVLIDPERDVPEEASRVHGFTRADLEGKPKFAEVAAGFLEFVGNDPLIAHNARFDFGFLNAELARAKQPVLDMGRMVDTLDMARERFPGMPNSLDALCRRFSIDLSERTTHNALLDCKLLAAVYLELTGGRQRGLSLAVEEGGGGIATYEYTRPAGLAGVCVKPDAAEIAAHQAFVEKLPDALWAD, via the coding sequence ATGAAACGGACCATCCTGTTCGATACGGAAACAACGGGCCTTGACCCGCTCAAGGGTGACCGGGTGATTGAAATCGCGGCGCTGGAACTGGTGGGTGACCTGCCCACGGGCCGCAATTTCCATGTCCTGATCGACCCCGAGCGCGATGTGCCCGAAGAAGCATCGCGCGTGCATGGCTTTACCCGTGCCGACCTTGAAGGAAAGCCGAAATTCGCTGAAGTGGCCGCCGGTTTCCTGGAATTCGTGGGTAATGACCCGCTGATCGCGCATAACGCGCGCTTCGACTTCGGATTCCTCAACGCGGAACTGGCGCGCGCAAAGCAGCCCGTGCTCGACATGGGGCGCATGGTTGATACGCTGGATATGGCGCGCGAGCGCTTTCCGGGCATGCCCAACAGCCTTGATGCGCTATGCCGCCGTTTTTCGATCGACCTGTCGGAACGCACCACTCATAACGCCCTGCTGGACTGCAAGCTGCTGGCTGCGGTTTACCTTGAACTGACCGGGGGGCGTCAGCGTGGCCTGAGCCTTGCGGTGGAAGAAGGGGGCGGCGGCATCGCTACCTACGAATATACCCGCCCGGCAGGGCTGGCGGGTGTGTGCGTAAAACCCGATGCGGCTGAAATCGCGGCCCATCAGGCCTTTGTGGAAAAGCTGCCCGACGCACTCTGGGCAGACTGA